CCTCTCTACCGAATCCCGCCCGCGCAGTTCTCCTCGTATCGCTACATCATCGGCGGCGGCGGGCGTCTCGTGTCTGATGGGCGAAAGGCCTCGGTGGGGGCGGGCGTCAATGACGAGCAGTTCCAGCCGGATGTGCTGGCCCGCCGCAATCGCAGCGCCATCGGCTACGCGGCCGACGGCGCCACGTTCTGGATGGTGTCGTGCGATGAACCCGGATGGACGCCGCAGGAGACGGCAGACTTCTTCATGAGCCTGGGTGCCCGCGACGCGATGATGCTCGACGGCGGCGGATCCACCGAGATGGTGGTGGGTGACCGCATCGTGACGTCCCTGTCGGCGGGCGCCGAGCGCCCCATGCCCACGGCCATCACCCTGATCTGAGGCAGACGGCGCCCCGCTCACCACGGCACATAGGGCGATTCCTTGAAGTACGGCTCGAAGTCGACCGTCTCACCGTTGACCTCATAGCGATAGCGATCAAGGCAACGCACCGTGTCGCGGCGAGAGACCCACGCCTTCAGGTCTTCCCGCTGGAGAGGCGTGAGCCGACCCACGAGATCAGAGGTCTCCTTGAGACCGCACACGGCACCGAGGGCTCGGCTTGCGCGCTTGTGATCGACCGAGATGATGGGGGTGCTCGAACCGATGTACGACACGTCCGGATCGAGCTGGATGAGCGGATCGAGCCAGAGTCGCAACACGCTGTTCTTCAGCGCTTCCGATGCGCTGGGCCAGGCCGAGACCAC
This portion of the Pseudomonadota bacterium genome encodes:
- a CDS encoding phosphodiester glycosidase family protein gives rise to the protein RPGRVIYGDVKTASASRPCTLGKMRTYWAVTPDGTHEMHETERFGTDREGNPLYRIPPAQFSSYRYIIGGGGRLVSDGRKASVGAGVNDEQFQPDVLARRNRSAIGYAADGATFWMVSCDEPGWTPQETADFFMSLGARDAMMLDGGGSTEMVVGDRIVTSLSAGAERPMPTAITLI